One region of Vigna angularis cultivar LongXiaoDou No.4 chromosome 10, ASM1680809v1, whole genome shotgun sequence genomic DNA includes:
- the LOC108320062 gene encoding kinesin-like protein KIN-14R, giving the protein MDPIQSNDIQEYPETLISEPSDSLMQDANGSVFDSMVCDSTSRLIATGFTKKTEEECFMFVNAGGDAFSEAAGGITFLGDTYFDGGNVMRTNERIVEGGDYPFIYQSARLGSFCYRFENIPPGEYVVDLHFVEIININGPKGMRVFNVYIQDEKVLSELDIYAIVGANKPLQLVDSSVSVKDDGVILIRFEGISGSPVVSGICIRRATKASVQQVTSDHIECSHCAAHIEIPSSQMKLMQAKSIAKYESKIKELTMQCDLKAKECYEAWMSLTVTNEQLETVQMELDKVTIKSHTTDQTVEKQAESLRNISNMYELDKKKWADAICSLQEKIKLMKSDYLKLSFEAHECVDSIPELNKMVFAVQELVKQCEDLKVKYNEEMTKRKKLFNEVQEAKGNIRVFCRCRPLNKAEISAGYNTVVDFDAAKDGSLGILTSGSVKKSFRFDRVYTPKDDQVDVFADASSMVISVLDGYNVCIFAYGQTGTGKTFTMEGTQQNRGVNYRTLEHLFKVSKERSETFSYDISVSVLEVYNEQIRDLLASGQTSKRLEIKQASEGFHHVPGVVEAKIDSINEVWSVLQTGNNARAVGSNNVNEHSSRSHCMLCITVKAKNLLNGDCTKSKLWLVDLAGSERLAKTDAQGERLKEAQNINRSLSALGDVVSALAAKSSHIPYRNSKLTHLLQDSLGGDSKTLMFVQISPSDQDVGETLSSINFATRVRGVELGPVKRQIDTSELQKLKAMLEKARSDCRIKDESMRKLEENLQSLESKAKGKDQIYKNLQEKIKELEGQIELKKAMQSESEKQVSQLSDKLKGKEETCSSLQQKVRELEKRMKEQLQSESASFQQKVWDLEKRLKDQMQESDSESAILKDKIKELERKLKEQEKSSMSMLHQQMKQLEDRYREREQQWQQTQSYVDAVRATPDIGKSFMNEECSSEIEAGILRCSDSVNRQASQGSSLFKGSDSTNNKIRSRTREFRSNDENNFVMSSLHDRRVIRKSDPPKIMRSVRPTPRPATANQAPVSHKRTSTSRDQVQGIRERESKKKIWSR; this is encoded by the exons ATGGATCCGATTCAATCGAACGATATTCAGGAATACCCAGAAACCCTAATCTCAGAGCCCAGCGATTCTCTAATGCAAGATGCCAACGGGTCCGTGTTCGATTCGATGGTTTGCGACTCTACCTCAAGGCTCATCGCAACTGGGTTTACCAAAAAAACAG AAGAGGAATGTTTCATGTTTGTAAATGCTGGAGGGGATGCTTTTAGTGAAGCAGCTGGTGGAATAACGTTCCTGGGCGACACCTATTTTGATGGTGGCAACGTTATGCGGACCAACGAGCGAATAGTGGAGGGTGGAGACTACCCATTTATCTATCAATCAGCTCGGTTGGGAAGCTTTTGTTATAGGTTTGAAAATATTCCTCCTGGGGAATATGTTGTTGATCTTCATTTTGTGGAGATCATTAACATAAATGGGCCAAAAGGAATGAGGGTGTTCAATGTATACATCCAAGATGAAAAG gTTCTGTCTGAATTGGACATCTACGCAATTGTTGGAGCCAATAAGCCTCTACAGTTGGTTGATTCAAGTGTATCTGTTAAGGATGATGGGGTGATTCTAATAAGATTTGAAGGTATATCTGGAAGCCCAGTCGTAAGTGGAATTTGCATTAGGAGAGCAACGAAGGCCTCAG TTCAACAAGTGACAAGTGATCACATTGAATGTAGCCACTGTGCTGCCCATATTGAAATTCCTTCATCACAG ATGAAACTTATGCAGGCAAAGTCTATCGCAAAGTATGAGAGTAAGATAAAGGAGCTCACAATGCAATGTGATCTTAAGGCAAAAGAATGCTATGAGGCATGGATGTCGTTAACTGTGACAAATGAGCAATTGGAGACAGTCCAGATGGAACTTGACAAAGTGACAATTAAGTCACATACTACTG ATCAAACTGTGGAGAAACAAGCTGAAAGCCTGAGGAATATTTCTAATATGTATGAGCTTGATAAGAAGAAATGGGCAGATGCAATTTGCAGTTTACAAGAGAAGATAAAG TTGATGAAAAGTGATTATTTAAAACTTTCCTTTGAAGCGCATGAATGTGTTGATTCGATTCCTGAATTAAATAAGATGGTTTTTGCAGTTCAGGAATTGG TCAAACAGTGTGAAGATCTAAAAGTGAAGTACAACGAAGAGAtgacaaagagaaagaaactcttCAACGAAGTTCAAGAGGCTAAAG GGAACATTCGGGTTTTCTGCCGATGCCGTCCATTGAATAAGGCTGAAATCTCAGCTGGATACAATACGGTTGTGGATTTTGATGCAGCAAAGGATGGATCCCTTGGAATTTTGACAAGTGGCTCCGTCAAAAAATCATTCAGATTTGACAGAGTTTATACACCAAAAGATGATCAAG TTGATGTTTTTGCTGATGCATCATCAATGGTAATCTCTGTACTAGATGGCTACAATGTTTGCATCTTTGCTTACGGGCAAACCGGAACAGGGAAAACCTTCACCATGGAAGGAACACAGCAGAACAGAGGAGTAAATTACAGGACTCTTGAGCACTTGTTTAAAGTTAGTAAGGAAAGGAGTGAAACTTTTTCATATGACATATCTGTTAGTGTTCTTGAGGTTTACAACGAACAAATCAGAGACTTATTGGCTAGTGGACAAACATCAAAAAG ATTGGAGATAAAACAAGCTTCTGAAGGATTTCATCATGTTCCTGGTGTAGTAGAAGCCAAAATTGATAGCATAAATGAAGTGTGGAGTGTATTGCAGACCGGAAATAATGCTAGAGCAGTTGGAAGTAACAACGTTAATGAGCATAGCAGTCGATCTCATTG CATGCTATGTATAACAGTAAAGGCTAAAAACTTGTTGAATGGAGACTGTACCAAGAGCAAGCTTTGGCTCGTGGATTTGGCAGGTAGTGAGAGACTTGCAAAGACTGATGCTCAAGGGGAACGACTTAAGGAAGCACAAAATATCAATCGATCTCTTTCTGCTCTTGGAGATGTAGTATCTGCTTTGGCAGCTAAAAGTAGTCACATTCCATATAG GAACTCTAAACTAACACATTTACTTCAAGACTCACTAG GAGGTGACTCCAAAACTCTGATGTTTGTACAAATAAGTCCATCAGACCAGGACGTAGGTGAGACCCTGAGCTCGATTAATTTTGCAACTAGAGTGAGGGGTGTTGAGTTAGGCCCTGTTAAGAGGCAAATTGATACAAGTGAACTTCAAAAGTTGAAAGCAATG CTCGAAAAAGCACGGAGTGATTGCAGAATTAAAGATGAATCTATGCGAAAACTTGAGGAAAATTTGCAAAGCTTGGAGAGTAAGGCCAAAGGTAAGGACCAgatttacaaaaatttacaaGAAAAGATTAAAGAACTTGAAGGACAGATTGAGTTGAAGAAAGCCATGCAAAGTGAATCAGAGAAACAAGTCTCTCAATTATCTGACAAATTGAAAGGGAAAGAAGAAACCTGCAGTTCTCTCCAACAAAAG GTGAGAGAGCTAGAGAAAAGGATGAAAGAACAACTGCAGTCAGAGTCAGCAAGTTTTCAACAGAAG GTTTGGGATCTAGAGAAAAGGCTGAAAGATCAGATGCAAGAGTCTGACTCTGAATCTGCCATTTTGAAAGATAAG ATAAAGGAGCTTGAGAGGAAACTGAAAGAGCAGGAGAAGAGCTCAATGTCCATGCTTCATCAACAG ATGAAGCAACTAGAGGACAGATACAGAGAGCGAGAGCAACAGTGGCAACAAACACAAAGTTATGTGGATGCAGTAAGGGCCACACCAGATATAGGTAAAAGCTTCATGAATGAAGAATGTTCAAGCGAGATTGAGGCTGGCATTTTAAGGTGTTCAGACTCAGTAAACCGCCAGGCAAGCCAAGGTTCTTCTTTGTTCAAAGGGAGTGATTCTACTAATAATAAGATAAGAAGCA